In Desulfuribacillus alkaliarsenatis, a genomic segment contains:
- the cysC gene encoding adenylyl-sulfate kinase, giving the protein MEKKSSNIMWHNTTVSKEDRRELNKHSSCVVWFTGLSGAGKSTLATEVEKRLHQQSIRTYVLDGDNIRHGLNNNLGFSPEDRKENIRRIGEVAKLFVDAGIFVMTAFISPYRKDRLTVRSLLETDEFIEVYVKCSLDECEKRDPKGLYSKARAGQIPEFTGISAPYEEPLQAEITIETDKHTLDESADIIIDYLKQNKYIN; this is encoded by the coding sequence ATGGAAAAAAAATCTTCAAACATAATGTGGCATAATACTACTGTAAGTAAGGAAGACCGCAGAGAACTTAATAAGCATAGTAGCTGTGTTGTTTGGTTTACAGGACTTTCTGGAGCAGGCAAATCAACACTCGCAACGGAAGTAGAGAAGAGATTACATCAACAAAGCATACGTACCTATGTGCTTGATGGAGACAATATTCGACACGGATTAAATAACAATTTGGGATTCAGCCCCGAAGATCGCAAAGAGAACATACGCCGTATTGGAGAAGTAGCAAAGCTATTTGTTGACGCAGGAATATTTGTAATGACGGCGTTTATATCTCCATATCGGAAAGATCGATTAACTGTTCGTAGCTTATTGGAAACAGATGAGTTTATTGAAGTATATGTAAAATGCTCACTAGATGAATGTGAGAAACGTGATCCGAAAGGTTTATACAGTAAAGCGCGTGCTGGTCAAATACCTGAGTTTACTGGCATATCCGCACCTTATGAAGAACCACTACAAGCAGAAATTACTATAGAGACAGACAAACATACACTAGATGAATCAGCAGATATTATAATAGACTACTTAAAGCAAAACAAATATATTAATTAA
- the cysQ gene encoding 3'(2'),5'-bisphosphate nucleotidase CysQ yields the protein MSVSTEIDWKAIFDITQQAGEKILAIYHDTSYVVEHKKDNSPLTLADQESHNIIMSGLKELYPFIPILSEEGKDIPYEERKEWSKFWLVDPLDGTKEFINRNGEFTVNIALIVNGEAEAGVIYAPVTGIYYFGHKLYKQAFSFTKWENRADLKTKPKDQKKAIIVESRSHPSPELEVFTKGLDNSYNNIERIRRGSSLKFCAVAAGEADYYPRFGPTMEWDTAAGQAIVEAAGGVVETPSGRRLSYNKECLRNGFFIAKRL from the coding sequence GTGAGTGTATCAACAGAAATCGACTGGAAAGCAATATTTGATATTACGCAACAAGCAGGAGAGAAAATATTAGCAATATACCATGACACTAGCTATGTTGTTGAACATAAAAAAGACAATTCACCTTTAACGCTAGCTGATCAAGAGTCCCACAACATTATAATGAGCGGACTGAAAGAGTTATATCCGTTCATACCAATATTATCAGAAGAAGGCAAGGATATACCCTACGAAGAAAGAAAGGAATGGTCTAAATTCTGGCTAGTAGACCCATTAGATGGTACAAAAGAGTTTATTAATCGAAACGGTGAATTCACGGTTAATATTGCATTGATTGTTAATGGGGAAGCTGAGGCAGGAGTTATTTATGCACCAGTTACAGGGATTTATTATTTTGGTCACAAGCTCTATAAGCAAGCATTTAGTTTTACAAAATGGGAAAACAGAGCAGACTTAAAAACTAAGCCAAAGGATCAGAAAAAAGCAATCATTGTAGAGAGCCGTTCACATCCTTCGCCTGAACTTGAAGTATTTACTAAAGGCTTAGATAATAGCTACAATAATATTGAAAGGATTCGTCGTGGTAGTTCGCTTAAGTTTTGTGCTGTCGCTGCTGGTGAAGCAGACTATTATCCTAGGTTTGGCCCTACAATGGAGTGGGACACAGCAGCGGGACAAGCAATTGTTGAAGCTGCAGGTGGAGTAGTAGAGACTCCTAGTGGCAGAAGATTAAGTTATAATAAGGAGTGCTTAAGAAACGGTTTTTTCATAGCAAAGCGATTATAA
- a CDS encoding Gfo/Idh/MocA family protein, whose protein sequence is MTSFAVVGCGHIAKKHIQAINNIDNAKVEALCDVNEERIKEFSHLCDAKGYQSLSELFRAHPRIDVVNICTPSGLHKDLTIQAAEAGKHIIVEKPIALTLTDANEMIEACKQNNVKLAVVHPNRFRPAVIELTKAFSKGLFGKISHANSTVRWNRNQEYYDQAAWRGTKAMDGGVLMNQAIHNLDLLLWFMGPIEEIKAYTTTRLRNIESEDVGVAIIKFANGALGVVEAATTIYPENYEESLSIFGETGSAVLSGKTANWIKHFQFQQLDTETSKQVVDKIDKDPYGTPGHQMIIQDMIESIKENRDPIVSGEQGREALKLVLAICQAAEEDNSVNWDSIN, encoded by the coding sequence ATAACTAGTTTTGCAGTAGTAGGGTGTGGTCACATTGCTAAGAAACACATTCAAGCAATAAATAATATAGATAACGCTAAAGTAGAAGCGTTATGCGATGTGAATGAAGAACGCATAAAAGAATTCAGTCACTTATGTGATGCTAAAGGCTATCAGTCATTATCCGAATTATTTCGAGCTCACCCAAGGATTGATGTTGTAAATATATGCACTCCCAGTGGACTCCATAAAGATTTAACAATTCAAGCTGCAGAAGCTGGCAAACATATAATCGTAGAGAAGCCAATCGCACTTACCTTAACAGACGCGAATGAAATGATAGAAGCTTGCAAACAAAACAATGTGAAGCTAGCGGTTGTACACCCGAATCGTTTCAGACCTGCGGTAATAGAGCTTACTAAAGCGTTTAGTAAAGGATTGTTTGGCAAGATAAGTCATGCGAATTCCACAGTTCGTTGGAATCGTAATCAAGAGTATTACGACCAAGCTGCTTGGCGTGGTACGAAGGCGATGGACGGTGGAGTACTGATGAATCAGGCAATTCACAACCTCGATCTCCTCTTGTGGTTTATGGGGCCAATTGAAGAAATTAAAGCCTACACAACAACTCGATTACGTAATATTGAGTCTGAGGACGTAGGAGTAGCTATAATTAAGTTTGCTAATGGAGCCCTAGGTGTTGTGGAGGCAGCTACAACAATCTATCCAGAAAATTATGAAGAGTCTCTAAGTATCTTTGGTGAGACAGGATCTGCCGTATTAAGTGGCAAAACTGCTAACTGGATTAAACATTTTCAATTTCAACAATTAGATACTGAAACAAGTAAGCAAGTTGTAGACAAAATAGACAAGGATCCGTATGGAACACCAGGTCATCAAATGATAATTCAAGACATGATTGAATCGATTAAAGAAAACAGAGACCCAATTGTATCTGGTGAACAAGGAAGAGAAGCGTTGAAGCTAGTGCTAGCAATATGTCAAGCAGCTGAAGAAGATAATTCTGTAAATTGGGATTCAATTAATTAG
- a CDS encoding DegT/DnrJ/EryC1/StrS family aminotransferase, producing the protein MSREIPLLDLKAQYQAHKQELHNAIDEVMESGQYIMGPYVKNFEDEIASYVGVKHAIGVANGTDALLLSLDALGIEPGDEIITSPFTFFASAEVISQMGATPVFVDIDAQTYNLDVSKLEAAITPRTRALIPVHIFGQPINMEPIMQLAEKYNLYVIEDACQAIGSTYKGKQAGSIGTCGCFSFFPTKNLGGYGDGGIIVTDDDELARKTRILRFHGSSPKYYHSMIGYNSRLDALQAAMLSVKLKSIDTWNDARIEKAMRYNEAFKNTPLVLPFKESDRRHVYHLYILQADNRQDLIEYLAKHGIATGIYYPVPLHQQEVYKHLGYELGSLPVAERMAERTFAIPLYPELTDSDQDYVIDTILKYYK; encoded by the coding sequence ATGAGTAGAGAAATTCCGTTATTAGATTTAAAGGCACAATATCAAGCTCACAAACAAGAACTTCATAATGCAATTGATGAAGTAATGGAAAGTGGACAATATATAATGGGGCCGTATGTTAAGAATTTTGAAGACGAAATTGCATCATATGTAGGTGTCAAACATGCGATAGGTGTAGCGAATGGCACTGATGCATTACTCTTATCTCTAGATGCTTTAGGGATAGAGCCAGGCGACGAGATTATAACCTCACCATTTACATTTTTTGCATCAGCTGAGGTAATATCACAGATGGGTGCAACACCAGTATTCGTGGATATTGATGCACAAACGTATAATCTTGATGTATCGAAATTAGAAGCAGCGATAACCCCTAGGACTCGTGCGCTTATACCAGTTCATATTTTCGGACAACCAATAAACATGGAACCAATTATGCAATTAGCTGAGAAATACAATTTATATGTAATTGAAGATGCCTGCCAGGCAATCGGCTCTACATATAAAGGAAAGCAGGCAGGTTCTATAGGTACATGCGGTTGTTTTTCGTTTTTTCCGACCAAAAACCTTGGCGGCTACGGTGACGGGGGAATCATAGTTACCGATGACGATGAGTTAGCACGAAAGACCCGCATCCTAAGATTCCATGGCAGCAGCCCAAAATACTACCACTCAATGATAGGCTATAATAGTAGATTAGATGCACTACAAGCAGCCATGTTATCTGTTAAACTAAAATCTATTGATACATGGAATGATGCACGAATTGAAAAGGCCATGAGATATAACGAAGCATTTAAGAACACCCCATTAGTCTTGCCATTTAAAGAAAGTGATCGCAGACATGTATATCACTTATATATTCTACAAGCTGATAACCGTCAAGATTTAATAGAATATCTTGCAAAACATGGTATAGCAACAGGAATCTATTATCCAGTACCATTGCATCAGCAGGAGGTATATAAACATTTAGGCTATGAGCTGGGATCATTACCTGTCGCTGAAAGAATGGCAGAAAGAACTTTTGCAATCCCACTTTATCCAGAATTAACAGATTCAGATCAAGATTATGTTATTGATACAATATTAAAATATTATAAGTAA
- a CDS encoding nucleotide sugar dehydrogenase: protein MSQITKEQNLLAKTLERVKGRTARLGVVGLGYVGLPLAVEKAKAGYEVIGFDVQQERIDMVNQGINYIGDVVDDELKNLVMNNKLQATLDYSYIKELDVVSICVPTPLDKYQQPNISYVQASTREIAKYMNKGTLVVLESTTYPGTTEEIVKPILESTGFICGEDFYLAYSPERVDPGNKEYNTKNTPKVVGGITTNCTKIAAAMYEQILEGEVHCVSSPAVAEMEKILENTFRNINIALVNEMAILCERMGIDIWEVIEAAKTKPYGFMAFYPGPGLGGHCIPIDPWYLTWKAREYNYHTRLIEVAGEINNSMPEFVVDRISYILNEHKKPINGSTVYLLGVAYKKDIDDYRESPVLKIIEILENRGAIVQTSDPFIDEFDCAGKDYLTTPLTKKALQTADIVVVTTDHSNFDYDLIEKEAKVIFDTRNVFPNKPLSNRYIKL, encoded by the coding sequence ATGAGCCAGATTACCAAAGAACAAAATCTCTTAGCAAAAACACTAGAAAGAGTGAAAGGCCGAACTGCAAGATTAGGTGTTGTTGGCTTAGGGTATGTAGGTCTACCATTAGCAGTAGAAAAAGCTAAAGCAGGATATGAAGTTATAGGCTTTGACGTTCAACAAGAACGGATTGACATGGTGAATCAAGGCATCAATTACATTGGTGATGTAGTTGATGATGAGTTGAAGAACCTCGTAATGAACAATAAGCTACAAGCAACGTTAGATTATTCTTATATAAAAGAGTTAGATGTAGTCTCGATATGTGTTCCGACTCCTTTAGACAAGTATCAGCAGCCTAATATTAGTTACGTCCAAGCTTCAACTCGAGAAATAGCTAAGTATATGAATAAGGGGACTCTGGTAGTGTTGGAAAGTACTACGTACCCTGGAACAACTGAAGAAATAGTAAAACCAATATTGGAGTCAACTGGTTTTATCTGTGGAGAGGATTTCTATCTAGCCTACTCACCAGAGCGAGTTGACCCAGGTAACAAAGAATACAACACCAAGAATACACCTAAAGTGGTTGGTGGCATAACCACAAATTGCACAAAAATCGCGGCTGCCATGTATGAGCAAATACTTGAAGGCGAAGTGCACTGTGTTTCTTCACCTGCAGTTGCTGAGATGGAGAAAATCCTAGAAAACACTTTTAGAAATATCAATATAGCGTTAGTAAATGAAATGGCAATCCTATGTGAACGTATGGGAATAGACATATGGGAAGTAATAGAAGCGGCAAAAACTAAACCATACGGTTTTATGGCATTTTATCCAGGCCCTGGCTTGGGGGGGCACTGCATACCTATTGACCCGTGGTACTTGACATGGAAGGCTAGAGAATATAACTATCACACACGATTAATAGAAGTGGCAGGAGAAATAAATAATAGCATGCCAGAATTTGTTGTAGATCGCATTAGCTATATTTTGAATGAGCATAAGAAACCAATAAATGGATCCACTGTATATCTGCTAGGAGTCGCATACAAAAAAGATATCGATGACTATCGGGAGTCCCCAGTACTAAAAATAATCGAAATACTAGAGAACAGAGGAGCAATTGTTCAAACTAGTGATCCTTTTATAGATGAGTTTGATTGTGCTGGTAAGGATTATCTTACAACCCCATTAACGAAGAAAGCTTTGCAAACGGCAGACATTGTAGTCGTTACGACTGACCATAGCAACTTCGACTACGATTTAATTGAGAAAGAAGCAAAGGTGATATTTGACACTAGGAATGTATTTCCCAACAAACCTTTATCTAATAGATATATAAAATTATAA
- a CDS encoding N-acetyltransferase translates to MSEIKEQKGQLIISSLGYTTHESAYIDQPVSIGKGTKIWHFSHVMNGVTIGDNCNLGQNVFIGKDVKIGNNVKIQNNVSVYEGVILEDDVFCGPSMVFTNVKNPRCAVPRNTSDDYLITRVKQGVTIGANATIVCGIVLGKNSFIAAGAVVTKDVPDNAAMAGVPAKQIGWACNCGSLLELEIELGLCKECGKTYRSSISNIQIL, encoded by the coding sequence ATGTCTGAGATAAAAGAACAAAAAGGGCAATTAATAATTAGCAGTTTAGGCTACACAACACATGAATCTGCATATATAGATCAACCAGTATCAATAGGTAAGGGTACAAAAATATGGCACTTTTCTCATGTGATGAATGGCGTTACCATAGGTGATAATTGCAATTTAGGTCAGAATGTATTCATAGGGAAAGATGTTAAGATTGGCAACAATGTTAAAATTCAGAATAACGTTAGTGTGTATGAAGGGGTTATACTCGAAGATGACGTTTTCTGTGGTCCTAGCATGGTGTTTACTAACGTCAAGAACCCTCGCTGCGCAGTGCCTAGGAATACAAGCGATGATTATCTTATAACAAGAGTAAAGCAAGGAGTTACTATAGGTGCAAATGCCACTATAGTTTGCGGTATCGTCTTGGGGAAGAACTCTTTTATAGCTGCAGGGGCCGTAGTGACCAAGGATGTTCCGGACAATGCAGCAATGGCAGGTGTACCAGCGAAGCAAATTGGCTGGGCATGTAATTGTGGAAGTTTGTTGGAATTAGAAATAGAACTAGGCCTATGCAAAGAGTGTGGCAAAACATACCGAAGTAGTATAAGTAATATACAAATACTTTGA
- a CDS encoding glycosyltransferase, producing the protein MQNHKVMMFVYNNFTHDTRVLKEAKTLTGVGYEVTIVAVLDDKTTPYEEIEGIRVIRVEKKPFHLRFLKHVREFTFKSVFYKLTKRVKGFINNKPDEVNKANNSKNIGFIAAKKREYNDAQAAIKQIGLKKYVKDEWRKNPKKLLLGLKGMMLLLYIFFRILKKVYTKAIQRPMKIIWARYVKKVYTKAIQRPMKIIWARYIKKAYRFGIYRPLYIIRHKYLKKIIHVVFIIPSKKVKNIIYELLKKTLLKFHKPFCFFDYYLRSYKLAKQYSADIYHAHDLNTLPVAVWASRKQNAKLIYDAHEFYVERNVKTKSRSGKILLTWAESYMIKKAHLTITVNEALANEFSKRYKIKTPSVIMNTPSQEIFIKDNKSLSLKGILNIPDDYYVLLYCGSITFNRGLENLIKSMEFLPDCYLVFMGYGNEDYKNSLSSIAEETNVHNRFVFFGPVPSEEVTSFAASADLGVAPIENVCLSYYYCSPNKVFEYINASIPVIASDFPELSKVVNTFNIGTTFNPDSPEDIAKAVRFIFADQKRLEQMKKNTLKASKVYNWENESKKLVELYQTVS; encoded by the coding sequence ATGCAAAATCATAAAGTAATGATGTTTGTTTATAACAACTTTACCCACGATACACGTGTGCTTAAAGAAGCTAAAACCCTAACTGGAGTTGGTTACGAAGTAACTATAGTAGCAGTTTTAGATGACAAAACTACCCCTTATGAAGAGATTGAGGGGATAAGAGTAATACGTGTGGAAAAAAAACCGTTTCATTTAAGGTTTCTTAAACATGTCAGAGAGTTTACGTTTAAAAGTGTATTTTATAAATTAACTAAAAGAGTTAAAGGTTTTATTAATAATAAGCCCGACGAAGTTAATAAAGCTAATAATAGCAAAAATATAGGTTTTATAGCAGCAAAAAAAAGGGAGTATAATGATGCTCAAGCAGCAATTAAACAAATCGGTCTGAAAAAATATGTTAAAGATGAATGGCGTAAAAATCCTAAGAAATTGCTGCTAGGGCTAAAGGGCATGATGCTCCTTCTGTACATCTTTTTTCGAATATTAAAAAAAGTGTACACTAAAGCTATACAGCGTCCAATGAAAATAATATGGGCTCGATATGTAAAGAAAGTGTACACTAAAGCTATACAGCGTCCAATGAAAATAATATGGGCCAGATATATAAAAAAAGCATACCGTTTTGGTATCTATAGGCCTTTGTATATAATTCGGCATAAATATTTGAAAAAAATAATTCATGTGGTATTTATAATACCATCGAAAAAGGTAAAAAATATTATTTACGAGTTATTAAAGAAAACATTGTTAAAGTTTCATAAACCCTTCTGTTTTTTTGATTATTATTTACGCAGCTATAAATTAGCAAAACAATATTCAGCAGATATATACCATGCTCATGACTTGAACACTTTACCAGTTGCAGTTTGGGCAAGCCGAAAGCAAAATGCGAAATTAATTTATGATGCACATGAATTTTATGTAGAACGTAATGTAAAAACCAAATCACGTTCTGGTAAAATATTACTCACATGGGCAGAGTCATATATGATTAAGAAAGCTCACTTGACAATTACTGTGAATGAGGCCTTAGCAAATGAGTTTTCAAAGAGATATAAGATTAAAACGCCGAGCGTAATCATGAATACTCCATCTCAGGAAATATTTATTAAAGACAACAAGAGTTTATCCCTAAAAGGGATACTTAATATACCAGATGATTATTATGTATTACTTTATTGTGGCAGTATAACGTTTAATCGTGGCTTAGAAAATCTCATTAAAAGTATGGAGTTTTTACCTGACTGTTATCTGGTTTTTATGGGATATGGTAACGAGGATTATAAAAATAGCCTAAGTAGCATAGCAGAAGAAACGAATGTTCACAATAGATTTGTTTTTTTTGGTCCAGTCCCTTCAGAAGAAGTAACAAGTTTTGCAGCTAGTGCAGATTTAGGGGTTGCACCAATAGAAAACGTATGCCTAAGCTATTATTACTGTTCACCGAATAAGGTATTTGAGTATATCAATGCTAGCATTCCTGTAATAGCAAGTGATTTTCCAGAGCTATCTAAGGTAGTAAATACGTTTAATATTGGAACTACTTTTAACCCAGATAGTCCAGAGGACATTGCTAAAGCAGTTCGTTTTATATTTGCTGATCAAAAGCGTTTAGAACAAATGAAGAAGAACACTCTTAAAGCATCAAAAGTTTATAATTGGGAGAACGAATCAAAGAAATTAGTGGAGTTATACCAGACTGTGAGTTGA